A stretch of the Chelonia mydas isolate rCheMyd1 chromosome 5, rCheMyd1.pri.v2, whole genome shotgun sequence genome encodes the following:
- the TMEM215 gene encoding transmembrane protein 215, with protein MRPDDINPRTGLVVALVSVFLVFGFMFTVSGMKGETLGDIPLLAIGPAICLPGIAAIALTRKTDGCTKWPDNKRPCSKKAKDKEVVELLRTPSDLESGKSSCDELAKKAYLKDRKVPKGEDSVSICTTTTTTTTAGECKSLIKRVDQEEMLRYLETCYPEMPGNVLVGEGPTYSALEKKSSPPWDSVACPDTEDNIFVAPKDSIIVCSYNENSPYDRYCCYINPTRVSSDHETIV; from the coding sequence ATGAGACCAGACGACATTAACCCTAGGACGGGACTAGTGGTGGCTTTGGTCAGCGTCTTCCTTGTTTTTGGCTTCATGTTTACCGTTTCTGGGATGAAAGGGGAGACCCTGGGAGACATCCCCCTCCTGGCAATAGGACCTGCTATTTGCTTGCCGGGCATCGCTGCCATTGCACTAACGAGGAAAACAGATGGCTGCACCAAATGGCCTGACAACAAGCGACCCTGCAGCAAAAAGGCGAAAGACAAGGAAGTGGTGGAGCTGCTGAGAACGCCCTCGGATCTGGAATCGGGCAAAAGCAGCTGCGATGAGCTAGCCAAGAAGGCATACCTGAAGGACAGGAAAGTGCCGAAGGGAGAGGACTCTGTGTCCATCTGCACCAccaccacaaccaccaccaccgCGGGAGAATGCAAGAGCCTGATCAAAAGGGTGgaccaggaggagatgctgagatACCTGGAGACCTGCTACCCGGAGATGCCAGGGAACGTGCTAGTGGGAGAGGGTCCCACTTACAGTGCCTTGGAAAAGAAGAGTTCTCCTCCCTGGGACAGTGTTGCCTGCCCTGACACAGAGGACAACATTTTTGTGGCTCCAAAAGACAGTATAATTGTCTGTTCCTACAACGAGAATAGCCCTTACGACAGATATTGTTGTTATATAAACCCTACTAGAGTCAGCTCGGACCATGAGACTATAGTTTGA